One genomic segment of Gossypium arboreum isolate Shixiya-1 chromosome 3, ASM2569848v2, whole genome shotgun sequence includes these proteins:
- the LOC108475652 gene encoding F-box/kelch-repeat protein At1g23390-like has translation MTTEGADIRGDVLESILSHVPLIHILPASHVSKSWNHAVFSSLRYFNRPKPWLFLHCQNSRPPYASSSSVAYDPRSSHWLRIHNKNPSLQYALAIRSSSNSSLLYMLSPSKFSFSFDPFHLRWHHVDPPLVWRTDPVVAMVGRHVIVAGGACDFEDDPLSVEIYDLDARRWDACDAMPAILKDSAASAWLSAAASSKSLYIMEQVSGVTYSFDPTSRIWSGPLDLRHDENIFFSVIGIFGDNLVLVGLLGNSENVKDVKVWEVKGKSFEILEEIAIMPKELVEKLKGEDASLNSIKISSTGDFLYIYNPREPEELVMCEIGGEGIFRWGSLKNPAVSDRSRVAEKMVLTCADVGLGDLGKAAESGKVRFSICE, from the coding sequence ATGACTACTGAAGGAGCTGATATTAGAGGAGATGTCCTAGAGTCCATCCTCTCTCATGTTCCCCTCATCCATATCCTCCCTGCAAGCCACGTCTCTAAATCATGGAATCACGCCGTCTTCTCCTCTCTTCGCTACTTCAACCGCCCCAAACCTTGGCTCTTTCTCCACTGTCAAAACTCACGCCCTCCGTACGCCTCCTCCTCCTCCGTCGCTTACGACCCACGGTCCAGCCACTGGCTCCGTATCCATAACAAAAACCCATCCCTCCAATACGCCTTAGCTATCCGTTCCTCCTCCAACTCCTCCCTTCTCTACATGCTCTCTCCCTCCAAATTCTCCTTCTCTTTCGACCCCTTCCACTTGAGGTGGCACCATGTGGACCCACCCCTCGTTTGGCGAACCGACCCTGTCGTAGCCATGGTTGGCCGCCATGTCATCGTCGCCGGCGGTGCATGCGATTTCGAGGACGACCCCCTTTCTGTTGAAATCTACGACCTCGACGCTCGCAGGTGGGACGCCTGTGATGCCATGCCAGCAATCCTCAAAGACTCTGCTGCTTCCGCGTGGCTCTCTGCCGCAGCCAGTTCAAAATCATTGTACATAATGGAACAAGTTTCCGGCGTTACGTATTCTTTCGATCCCACGTCCAGGATTTGGTCCGGACCGTTGGATTTGCGTCACGATGAGAACATTTTCTTTTCGGTGATTGGTATTTTCGGGGACAACTTGGTACTGGTGGGGTTACTCGGAAACTCTGAGAATGTTAAAGATGTCAAAGTGTGGGAAGTAAAGGGGAAATCATTTGAGATTCTTGAAGAAATTGCGATAATGCCAAAAGAGTTGGTGGAAAAGCTGAAAGGGGAAGACGCAagtttaaattcaataaaaataagtTCTACAGGTGACTTTTTGTATATATACAATCCCCGAGAGCCTGAGGAACTGGTGATGTGTGAGATTGGGGGCGAAGGGATTTTCCGGTGGGGAAGTTTGAAGAACCCGGCGGTGAGCGACCGGAGTAGGGTGGCGGAGAAGATGGTGCTTACATGCGCGGACGTGGGGTTGGGTGATTTAGGGAAAGCGGCGGAATCCGGCAAAGTACGTTTTAGTATTTGTGAATAA
- the LOC108474624 gene encoding uncharacterized protein LOC108474624 isoform X2, translating to MITNGASRSNLLSFLTGSSTHTWQPVMTADTATLSYWLNWRFSLCALFILATMAVAAIIIWKFEGRKKSEHEDRDNDKEAPEHLYEDEAWNTCLRSIHPAWLLSFRVFAFIMLLALLLANVAIDGSGIFYFYTQWTFTLVTIYFGFGSAISVYGCQQHWGKVGGDRGDHLSLDSEQGSYTPPILGEAANVSNQCKHFDAHRAPHCPRRAGVWTYAFQIIYQLIVCMHSINVVFLLGDTILNCMRFPFFRIAYFVLWTGTFVVFQWIIHACINLWWPYPFLDLSSPYAPLWYLGVGLMHIPCYGIFALIIKLKTFSFSRSSPESFRKRT from the exons ATGATAACCAATGGAGCAAGTAGGAGTAATTTATTGAGTTTCTTAACAGGATCCTCAACACATACTTGGCAGCCAGTCATGACTGCCGATACGGCCACCTTAAGTTACTGGTTGAATTGGAGATTCTCACTTTGTGCACTATTCATCTTAGCCACTATGGCTGTGGCAGCAATTATAATCTGGAAATTTGAAGGTAGGAAAAAATCAGAACATGAGGATAGGGACAATGATAAAGAAGCTCCAGAGCATTTATATGAGGATGAAGCTTGGAATACATGTCTCAGAAGCATTCACCCTGCTTGGCTGCTTAGTTTTAGAGTGTTTGCTTTCATCATGCTTTTGGCATTACTTCTAGCCAATGTCGCTATTGATGGAAGTGGCATTTTTTACTTTTATACTCA GTGGACATTTACTTTGGTTACAATATACTTTGGG TTTGGATCAGCAATCTCAGTATATGGATGTCAACAACACTGGGGAAAAGTTGGTGGTGATAGGGGTGATCATTTAAGTTTAGATTCTGAGCAAGGCTCCTACACGCCTCCCATTCTTGGCGAAGCTGCAAATGTGTCCAACCAGTGCAAACATTTTGATGCTCACAGAGCACCTCATTGTCCTCGTAGAGCAGGTGTATGGACTTATGCCTTCCAAATTATTTATCAG TTGATTGTCTGTATGCACTCGATCAATGTTGTTTTCCTACTTGGTGACACAATTTTGAATTGCATG CGGTTCCCATTTTTTCGGATTGCATATTTTGTTTTGTGGACGGGCACATTTGTTGTTTTCCAATGGATCATCCATGCTTGTATTAACCTTTG GTGGCCGTATCCGTTCCTTGACTTATCATCGCCATATGCTCCGTTATG GTACTTGGGAGTAGGGCTGATGCATATCCCATGCTATGGCATCTTTGCTTTAATAATTAAACTCAAGACCTTTTCTTTCTCAAGGTCATCACCTGAGTCCTTTCGAAAAAGGACATGA
- the LOC108474624 gene encoding uncharacterized protein LOC108474624 isoform X3: protein MTADTATLSYWLNWRFSLCALFILATMAVAAIIIWKFEGRKKSEHEDRDNDKEAPEHLYEDEAWNTCLRSIHPAWLLSFRVFAFIMLLALLLANVAIDGSGIFYFYTQWTFTLVTIYFGFGSAISVYGCQQHWGKVGGDRGDHLSLDSEQGSYTPPILGEAANVSNQCKHFDAHRAPHCPRRAGVWTYAFQIIYQTSAGAVILTDSVFWFILFPLLKSKDYDLNFLIVCMHSINVVFLLGDTILNCMRFPFFRIAYFVLWTGTFVVFQWIIHACINLWWPYPFLDLSSPYAPLWYLGVGLMHIPCYGIFALIIKLKTFSFSRSSPESFRKRT from the exons ATGACTGCCGATACGGCCACCTTAAGTTACTGGTTGAATTGGAGATTCTCACTTTGTGCACTATTCATCTTAGCCACTATGGCTGTGGCAGCAATTATAATCTGGAAATTTGAAGGTAGGAAAAAATCAGAACATGAGGATAGGGACAATGATAAAGAAGCTCCAGAGCATTTATATGAGGATGAAGCTTGGAATACATGTCTCAGAAGCATTCACCCTGCTTGGCTGCTTAGTTTTAGAGTGTTTGCTTTCATCATGCTTTTGGCATTACTTCTAGCCAATGTCGCTATTGATGGAAGTGGCATTTTTTACTTTTATACTCA GTGGACATTTACTTTGGTTACAATATACTTTGGG TTTGGATCAGCAATCTCAGTATATGGATGTCAACAACACTGGGGAAAAGTTGGTGGTGATAGGGGTGATCATTTAAGTTTAGATTCTGAGCAAGGCTCCTACACGCCTCCCATTCTTGGCGAAGCTGCAAATGTGTCCAACCAGTGCAAACATTTTGATGCTCACAGAGCACCTCATTGTCCTCGTAGAGCAGGTGTATGGACTTATGCCTTCCAAATTATTTATCAG ACTTCTGCAGGTGCAGTAATACTCACCGATTcagtattttggtttattcttttTCCGCTCCTAAAATCCAAAGATTATGATCTGAATTTT TTGATTGTCTGTATGCACTCGATCAATGTTGTTTTCCTACTTGGTGACACAATTTTGAATTGCATG CGGTTCCCATTTTTTCGGATTGCATATTTTGTTTTGTGGACGGGCACATTTGTTGTTTTCCAATGGATCATCCATGCTTGTATTAACCTTTG GTGGCCGTATCCGTTCCTTGACTTATCATCGCCATATGCTCCGTTATG GTACTTGGGAGTAGGGCTGATGCATATCCCATGCTATGGCATCTTTGCTTTAATAATTAAACTCAAGACCTTTTCTTTCTCAAGGTCATCACCTGAGTCCTTTCGAAAAAGGACATGA
- the LOC108474624 gene encoding uncharacterized protein LOC108474624 isoform X1 — MITNGASRSNLLSFLTGSSTHTWQPVMTADTATLSYWLNWRFSLCALFILATMAVAAIIIWKFEGRKKSEHEDRDNDKEAPEHLYEDEAWNTCLRSIHPAWLLSFRVFAFIMLLALLLANVAIDGSGIFYFYTQWTFTLVTIYFGFGSAISVYGCQQHWGKVGGDRGDHLSLDSEQGSYTPPILGEAANVSNQCKHFDAHRAPHCPRRAGVWTYAFQIIYQTSAGAVILTDSVFWFILFPLLKSKDYDLNFLIVCMHSINVVFLLGDTILNCMRFPFFRIAYFVLWTGTFVVFQWIIHACINLWWPYPFLDLSSPYAPLWYLGVGLMHIPCYGIFALIIKLKTFSFSRSSPESFRKRT, encoded by the exons ATGATAACCAATGGAGCAAGTAGGAGTAATTTATTGAGTTTCTTAACAGGATCCTCAACACATACTTGGCAGCCAGTCATGACTGCCGATACGGCCACCTTAAGTTACTGGTTGAATTGGAGATTCTCACTTTGTGCACTATTCATCTTAGCCACTATGGCTGTGGCAGCAATTATAATCTGGAAATTTGAAGGTAGGAAAAAATCAGAACATGAGGATAGGGACAATGATAAAGAAGCTCCAGAGCATTTATATGAGGATGAAGCTTGGAATACATGTCTCAGAAGCATTCACCCTGCTTGGCTGCTTAGTTTTAGAGTGTTTGCTTTCATCATGCTTTTGGCATTACTTCTAGCCAATGTCGCTATTGATGGAAGTGGCATTTTTTACTTTTATACTCA GTGGACATTTACTTTGGTTACAATATACTTTGGG TTTGGATCAGCAATCTCAGTATATGGATGTCAACAACACTGGGGAAAAGTTGGTGGTGATAGGGGTGATCATTTAAGTTTAGATTCTGAGCAAGGCTCCTACACGCCTCCCATTCTTGGCGAAGCTGCAAATGTGTCCAACCAGTGCAAACATTTTGATGCTCACAGAGCACCTCATTGTCCTCGTAGAGCAGGTGTATGGACTTATGCCTTCCAAATTATTTATCAG ACTTCTGCAGGTGCAGTAATACTCACCGATTcagtattttggtttattcttttTCCGCTCCTAAAATCCAAAGATTATGATCTGAATTTT TTGATTGTCTGTATGCACTCGATCAATGTTGTTTTCCTACTTGGTGACACAATTTTGAATTGCATG CGGTTCCCATTTTTTCGGATTGCATATTTTGTTTTGTGGACGGGCACATTTGTTGTTTTCCAATGGATCATCCATGCTTGTATTAACCTTTG GTGGCCGTATCCGTTCCTTGACTTATCATCGCCATATGCTCCGTTATG GTACTTGGGAGTAGGGCTGATGCATATCCCATGCTATGGCATCTTTGCTTTAATAATTAAACTCAAGACCTTTTCTTTCTCAAGGTCATCACCTGAGTCCTTTCGAAAAAGGACATGA
- the LOC108474624 gene encoding uncharacterized protein LOC108474624 isoform X4, whose translation MTADTATLSYWLNWRFSLCALFILATMAVAAIIIWKFEGRKKSEHEDRDNDKEAPEHLYEDEAWNTCLRSIHPAWLLSFRVFAFIMLLALLLANVAIDGSGIFYFYTQWTFTLVTIYFGFGSAISVYGCQQHWGKVGGDRGDHLSLDSEQGSYTPPILGEAANVSNQCKHFDAHRAPHCPRRAGVWTYAFQIIYQLIVCMHSINVVFLLGDTILNCMRFPFFRIAYFVLWTGTFVVFQWIIHACINLWWPYPFLDLSSPYAPLWYLGVGLMHIPCYGIFALIIKLKTFSFSRSSPESFRKRT comes from the exons ATGACTGCCGATACGGCCACCTTAAGTTACTGGTTGAATTGGAGATTCTCACTTTGTGCACTATTCATCTTAGCCACTATGGCTGTGGCAGCAATTATAATCTGGAAATTTGAAGGTAGGAAAAAATCAGAACATGAGGATAGGGACAATGATAAAGAAGCTCCAGAGCATTTATATGAGGATGAAGCTTGGAATACATGTCTCAGAAGCATTCACCCTGCTTGGCTGCTTAGTTTTAGAGTGTTTGCTTTCATCATGCTTTTGGCATTACTTCTAGCCAATGTCGCTATTGATGGAAGTGGCATTTTTTACTTTTATACTCA GTGGACATTTACTTTGGTTACAATATACTTTGGG TTTGGATCAGCAATCTCAGTATATGGATGTCAACAACACTGGGGAAAAGTTGGTGGTGATAGGGGTGATCATTTAAGTTTAGATTCTGAGCAAGGCTCCTACACGCCTCCCATTCTTGGCGAAGCTGCAAATGTGTCCAACCAGTGCAAACATTTTGATGCTCACAGAGCACCTCATTGTCCTCGTAGAGCAGGTGTATGGACTTATGCCTTCCAAATTATTTATCAG TTGATTGTCTGTATGCACTCGATCAATGTTGTTTTCCTACTTGGTGACACAATTTTGAATTGCATG CGGTTCCCATTTTTTCGGATTGCATATTTTGTTTTGTGGACGGGCACATTTGTTGTTTTCCAATGGATCATCCATGCTTGTATTAACCTTTG GTGGCCGTATCCGTTCCTTGACTTATCATCGCCATATGCTCCGTTATG GTACTTGGGAGTAGGGCTGATGCATATCCCATGCTATGGCATCTTTGCTTTAATAATTAAACTCAAGACCTTTTCTTTCTCAAGGTCATCACCTGAGTCCTTTCGAAAAAGGACATGA